The sequence below is a genomic window from Dehalococcoidales bacterium.
CAGGCCGGACTCGGTCTTGAACTGTGCTTGCAGGTTATTAACTCGTAAAAGCTCTGTCACGTTACCATCCTCGCACTAGAGAATGCCCCTGAGCCGGGGCGAGCGCATCCGTCACCGACTGGCTAAATGCTCTAAGCCCAATTATATATGAAATACCTTCTCAGGACAAGGAAAAATTTGATTCTAGGAGAATAATTATAATAAAAAAATATTCTGTTAAAAAATGAGCCCGATAAAGAGGAAAATAAAGAAGAACCGGTTTGACCAGGGCTGCAACTATTTCTAACGGCAATAATCGGAACGATAGTCTCGACGAATATCGGGAAAATCTACCAACTTAAGTCACTATGGAGCGGGAGACCCCGACTAGAATCGGGGCGACAGTCCCGATGGGAATCGGGAAACTCTATCAACCTAAGTAAATATGGAGCGGGAGACCCCGATTAGAATCGGGGCGACAGTCCCGATGGGAATCGGGAAACTCTACCAACTAAAGAAATATTGGAGCGGGAGACCCCGATTAGAATCGGGGCGACAGTCCCGATGGAAATCGGGAAACTCTATCAACCAAAGAAACTATGGAGCGGGAGACCCCGATTAAAATCGGGGCGACAGTCCCGATGGGAATCGGGAAACTCTACCAACTTAAGTCACTATGGAGCGGGAGACCCCGATTAGAATCGGGGCGACAGTCCCGATGGAAATCGGGAAACTCTATCAACCAAAGAAACTATGGAGCGGGAGACGGGACTCGAACCCGCGACAGCCTGCTTGGAGGGCAGGAACTCTACCAACTGAGTTACTCCCGCACGGTGCAACTATAATTTTAACCCGAAACAGGAGTGATGTCAAAAGGCAAGGCAAAGCTCCCGGCCCCATTTCCCTTTCCTATTCCCAGCCGCTTTTAGCCCCGTAAGGCAGGGAGGTCATGATAGCTTCAATCTCCCGGATTTTGCCGGTTTGCACCTTGAAAAGCTCGCTGACGACCACGGTAAAAGGCCGCCGGGCGATGGGTATCATTTCCACCGTTCCCACCCCGGGCACCTCAACCGATTTAATAGTACCCTTGTGATGGAACATGAAAGTCCCCATGGTCAGGCCGCGCTCCTCGTCAACGACCGTCCAGTAACGCGGTGTTATCGAGGTGATGTAGGCGAAGGACTTGGCGTTAATCTGCCCGCGGCAGTCGGTGGGCATGGGGGGGCGATTGGGTTCCTGGGGGAAAAGGCCGGGGTTGTTGGTGGTCTGCATGCCGTTTTCGATGCGGTTGCATTCGTCCCAGAGGGGGAGGAAATCGGCGTTGTTCTGCTCCAGCGCGTCAAAATAAAGGTCGGATACGCGCACCATTTCCGCGCGGGAGACTTTCTCCTCCGTCTTGAGGGCGGCCAGGAACGGCGGGCGCGGTTTTTGCAGGTTTTCCTCCATGAAGGGTCGCTCGCTCTGCCGGACGACGATGTTTTCAATTTCCGTAATCTGACCTTTTTCCGTCTTGAGACGGGCGGCGATGAGGATGGGGAAGCCGTTTTCCTGCATATAGCCGTAAAGACCCACCTGCCCGGCCTGGGGGTCACAGGCGTAGAGCCGGTAGGTTGGCAAATCACTGGCGGTGGCCCAGAGCCCGTCCCCTACGGCCAGGGGTATGGTATTTTCCGTGTGCTTTACCGTTTTGGAGAGCGGCAGGCGGCCCGGGTCATGGGCGACGAGCGCCTCCAGGTATTGATTCATCAGTCCTTCCAGGGACGCGCGGGTGAGTTTTTCTGAAGACATGAGAAAATCCTCCTTATGCTGTTACTGGTAATATAGCTATTTTGAGGAAGGATGTCAAAATAATACCGGGATAATATCAAACATATCGCAATAATATAGTGATTAAGTACCTCATAATACGAACTGTCATAATATAAGCCAATATATTGACAACTGGCTACTTTGGACTATATAATGCTTCACATATATAGTTGAGCTTTCCCCTGCCGTACAGCGTGGAGGTGTCCATGAAAGAGCTAAGTGAAAAGGTAAAAGCTTTGAGGAAGAAAAGGGAATGGGCGCAGGAGGACCTGGCGCGGGAGATGGGCGTCAGCCTCTCTACCATACAGCGGTGGGAAAAGCGGGGCGGCAACCCTACCCGGCTGGCGCGGCGGGAACTGAAAAAACTTCTGGTGGCCGCCGGCATCAAGATGGAAGAATAGCCGGTGTTGATTGTCC
It includes:
- a CDS encoding helix-turn-helix transcriptional regulator, which gives rise to MKELSEKVKALRKKREWAQEDLAREMGVSLSTIQRWEKRGGNPTRLARRELKKLLVAAGIKMEE